The genomic DNA TACTTGTGGAATGCTAAATTCCTTTCAGATCTAGGGTTTCAACTTCAACCATTTTGATTTTTCTGTGAATTTGTGATCCGATCTAATTTTGGGATGTAAATCTCTGTGATAGGTCCAACCACCGTCACCGGATCCATCACTGGCCTCAAGCCTGGGCTTCATGGCTTCCATGTGCATGCTCTTAGAGACACCACCAATGGATGCATGTCAACTGGTAAAATTATTTACCTTTTCCTTCATGGCGATCTATTGAGTTGCAAGTTTCTGATTGaaaggattaaattattgattaTGTACTCATGCTCTTGTATACTGCAGGGCCTCATTTTAATCCTGCTGGAAAGTTACATGGTGCTCCTGAAGATGAAAACTGACATGCTGGTGATCTAGGCAATGCCACTGCTAGCGAGGATGGTAAGTTACTTTATCATCAGCTCATGATGTTACTTTTGTTATCTATTTTTACCCATATTTACTATAACGCTTTTTCtcgtaataaaaaaaaaaaatcaaatgatttacccatttactataatGCATTTACTATAATGCATTTACTATAAAATGATTTATGCAGATTGAGGCTTCAGGAGGTTAGGCTCTCACTTATGGAGGAGATGTTTCAAAAGAAGAGGATGTGGAATCCATGGTCAAAACTGTTAGTAATGAAGATTGCATAGATCTGGCTTCTTACAATTTCATCTTTGACTTATTTTATTGCATGTGCAATTTTTTTAGGCAGTAGATGCTTGGGGATCAGTTGACATTTTAGTTAACAATGCAGTTGTCTGGAATTATACTTATGTTCATCTTGTCATGAGACACACTGTTGATGAGAATGAAAAAAATCACAATGGAAGGAAGTCATTGACCTGAATCTTACTGGTGTCTACCTTTGCACACAGGCATGCATtttcatatcttattatcttGCAATCTTTTATGATGAATACTTATTTCACCATGATGACATTTCTCCTGCAGGCAGCAGCAAAAATTATGATGAAGAAGAAAGAGGTATTCtcttcatatatatatttttagcagTTGGTTACCAATTAGCTAAGTCATTCAATATAGTATTTAACCTGAAGGATTTATATCTATATGAGCAGTTGGCTTGGTAAAAACCATATTTATGATGGATcgaaacgcgctagagggggggggggtgaatagcgctcgtggctatttttaacGATATAAAACACAGAatggaaacgcagcggaaagtaaaataaaacacatAGAGatgcaggtgttttacttcgttcggagcctatggcgactcctactcgaaggcccacggtccttgaccgctttcggtgggcaacaactatatgtccgaaaagattacaatttgaattacaatcagtgtaataaaagaattaataccgacaacacaagattgaagaatctgagctttgggttgtcgacgtcgagtagtagcacttcaaaatcatctcgttggcagcacttcacagaagacagCTTAGCAATTGATTGTTCTTTGgttgcaccctcgaccctctttttatatgaccttccgggcgcctggagtgtgacgtggccaaccaaccaggatgctccacgtggcaaagtcgcggcagggataacatttggtcccgggcgcccggacctccgggcgcccggatccaatccgggcgcccgaacccctttttccagcaggttcttcacctgcaaaacaaggttagtccgagcaataataccctgcaagacagtgttagattctgataaaacatagtaacgaataactgacagtcttcggactgtccgagtctgacttcggatttctaaccggaaaccctaggtcgacccgacgcctactgttccctctacggggaacgcgtcctcacctactcctctcaggagagattacctgatgccagtccggtcctccagaccgactggactttccgcctagggttaccaccccctagggcttttcctccacctagggtta from Zingiber officinale cultivar Zhangliang chromosome 4A, Zo_v1.1, whole genome shotgun sequence includes the following:
- the LOC121973181 gene encoding superoxide dismutase [Cu-Zn]-like produces the protein MVKAVAVLGNSEGVKGTIYFVQEGDGPTTVTGSITGLKPGLHGFHVHALRDTTNGCMSTGPHFNPAGKLHGAPEDEN